A window of Periplaneta americana isolate PAMFEO1 chromosome 7, P.americana_PAMFEO1_priV1, whole genome shotgun sequence contains these coding sequences:
- the LOC138702763 gene encoding uncharacterized protein, which produces MSGGKAIACCHGGLPAARRCRQSVLCHQLNSAVAAMLPRVGGLLLVLPITLFKCSSCDTSGMQAMRGGSDSSGLQVAVNTTQRSSHDSNIGLGFDDETDVRGSETNTTTLTDEELCNESARDNAHELGQLIANETSEVNALNATLQNLRDNVLDLTWSFINNHEENVGGNAITVVNKYLASMKYFVSKLKSLDRLIREYNCAHRHLNTNVAAIPVQDHEEKLRNDQNAFHKFKFFHDLINRYYKWEALKAQNNNLTELYNSWRRLPCLREAVQNMALVNNLTVDMLQDVKALSNFTQANGMDDVYITSFTAYFQDVAYWEYLLENGTKEYENASEYLRVETFRITLQEYVQPAVQGIIFFVGIVGNGALLFIFGKHASMRTAANLMLINLAVVDTLNLIVNIPAFYFYALSSAWSHGPLLCKAYKFLRQLCIGVSAYSIVFISLQRFFALSRVVQDRRCGCRLPATAKSVLILFSVWLIGCLIALPHTMHAGVYNGNCYGAPDGEERYLTDITLLDLLVVCVIPLAVIAALSLVSARRLKTSVQQFPGESVGVERVIRARIVSSNVLVILTVVSAVSYLPFYIFFFLNAWAGLSMDPRTYYTLFMITYTLLFSNSCFNPIALFMISRKFRSYFKRYLMCYKEIDIDLTQKRSSTGTTSTIVESKL; this is translated from the coding sequence cTTGTATTGCCTATCACGCTCTTCAAGTGCAGTTCGTGCGACACGAGCGGAATGCAGGCAATGCGTGGTGGATCTGATTCCTCCGGACTGCAAGTTGCCGTCAACACTACACAGCGCAGCAGTCACGACAGCAACATTGGGCTGGGCTTTGACGACGAGACGGATGTGAGAGGCAGTGAAACAAACACAACTACACTTACCGACGAAGAGCTCTGCAACGAGTCCGCAAGAGACAATGCGCACGAATTAGGACAATTAATTGCGAACGAAACAAGCGAAGTGAATGCTTTAAATGCCACACTGCAAAATTTGCGCGACAATGTATTAGACTTAACGTGGTCGTTCATAAACAATCACGAAGAAAATGTGGGGGGAAACGCAATAACTGTGGTTAATAAGTATCTTGCAAGTATGAAGTATTTTGTGTCTAAGTTGAAGAGCCTAGATAGACTCATTCGAGAATATAATTGTGCACACAGACATCTGAACACAAATGTGGCCGCCATACCTGTTCAGGATCACGAAGAAAAGCTTCGGAATGATCAAAATGCTTTTCATAAATTCAAATTCTTTCACGATTTAATAAACAGGTATTATAAGTGGGAAGCTCTGAAGGCCCAAAACAACAACCTGACCGAGCTATACAACAGCTGGCGGCGGTTGCCATGCCTCCGGGAGGCCGTGCAGAACATGGCGCTGGTGAACAATCTGACAGTCGACATGCTGCAGGATGTCAAAGCTTTGTCTAATTTCACACAAGCTAATGGCATGGATGATGTTTACATTACAAGTTTTACAGCGTATTTCCAAGATGTTGCGTATTGGGAATATTTACTTGAAAATGGAACAAAGGAATACGAAAATGCCAGCGAATATTTACGGGTGGAAACATTCAGGATTACGCTACAGGAATACGTGCAGCCGGCTGTACAGGGAATCATTTTCTTCGTAGGAATCGTGGGCAATGGAGCGCTGCTGTTCATCTTCGGGAAGCACGCAAGCATGCGCACTGCTGCCAACTTGATGCTGATAAACCTCGCAGTGGTGGACACGCTCAATCTCATTGTCAACATCCCAGCCTTTTACTTCTACGCATTGTCGTCCGCTTGGAGTCACGGGCCCCTCCTCTGCAAGGCCTACAAGTTCCTCCGCCAGCTTTGCATCGGGGTGAGCGCATACTCCATCGTGTTCATCAGTCTGCAGAGGTTCTTTGCGCTGTCCAGGGTCGTCCAGGACCGCCGCTGTGGCTGCCGGCTTCCAGCTACTGCGAAATCGGTGTTGATCCTCTTCTCCGTCTGGTTGATCGGCTGCTTGATAGCTTTGCCTCACACGATGCACGCCGGCGTTTACAACGGGAACTGCTACGGGGCACCGGATGGAGAAGAGCGGTACCTCACGGACATCACGCTGCTGGACCTGCTGGTGGTGTGCGTCATCCCGCTGGCAGTCATCGCGGCGCTCTCTCTGGTGTCGGCCAGGCGCCTCAAGACCAGTGTGCAGCAGTTTCCGGGGGAGTCCGTAGGCGTGGAGAGAGTGATCCGGGCCCGGATAGTCAGCTCCAACGTGCTCGTCATCCTCACAGTTGTATCTGCTGTCAGCTACCTTCCGTTCTACATCTTCTTCTTCCTAAACGCGTGGGCCGGTTTATCGATGGACCCTCGGACTTACTACACGCTCTTCATGATCACTTACACACTGCTCTTCAGTAACTCCTGTTTCAATCCCATAGCCCTCTTTATGATAAGCAGGAAATTTCGAAGTTATTTCAAAAGATATTTGATGTGCTATAAAGAAATAGATATAGATTTAACCCAAAAAAGATCTTCAACGGGAACTACATCGACAATAGTTGAAAGTAAATTGTAA